One window from the genome of Alkalihalobacillus sp. LMS6 encodes:
- the udk gene encoding uridine kinase yields the protein MTLNQNRPVIIGVAGGTGSGKTTVAKEIFSQFNQSSIVLIEQDAYYKNQDHLKFEERLQTNYDHPLAFDNELLYAHLMQLVDRSPIYKPTYDYAQHTRAQEVVKIEPKDVIILEGILILEDERLRSMMDIKVFVDTDADIRIMRRLLRDTKERGRTIESVIDQYTTVVRPMHLQFIEPTKRYADVIIPEGGENKVAIDLMATKIRTVIQQKQDPIQ from the coding sequence ATGACACTCAATCAAAATAGGCCCGTCATTATTGGCGTAGCTGGTGGAACAGGGTCTGGGAAAACGACCGTTGCCAAAGAAATTTTTAGTCAATTTAATCAATCATCCATTGTGTTGATCGAACAAGACGCTTATTACAAAAATCAAGATCATTTAAAGTTTGAAGAACGTCTCCAAACCAACTATGATCACCCACTTGCGTTTGACAATGAGTTGCTTTATGCCCACTTAATGCAGCTTGTGGATCGTTCGCCAATTTATAAACCTACCTACGATTATGCTCAGCATACCCGTGCTCAAGAAGTAGTAAAAATTGAGCCGAAGGACGTTATTATCTTAGAAGGAATTTTAATTCTTGAAGATGAACGTCTGCGTAGCATGATGGATATAAAAGTATTCGTAGACACAGATGCAGACATTCGAATCATGAGACGACTTTTGCGCGATACAAAAGAGAGAGGTCGTACCATTGAATCAGTCATTGATCAGTACACAACTGTTGTACGACCTATGCATTTGCAGTTCATTGAACCAACAAAGCGTTATGCGGATGTCATTATTCCTGAAGGTGGGGAAAACAAAGTCGCGATTGATTTAATGGCGACAAAAATTAGAACCGTCATACAACAGAAACAAGACCCGATTCAATAA
- the greA gene encoding transcription elongation factor GreA yields the protein MAEEKKHYMTEEGKKKLEDELQHLITTRRKEVVERIKVARSFGDLSENSEYDSAKEDQAFVEGRIAQLEKMIRNAVMIENEKTDSNVVSLGKTVRLIELPDGDEEEYTIVGSAESDPIEGKISNDSPMAQSLIGKTVKDKVTVNTPAGEMEVEILEIR from the coding sequence ATGGCAGAAGAGAAAAAGCATTATATGACAGAAGAGGGAAAAAAGAAACTAGAAGATGAGCTACAACATTTAATTACAACACGCCGAAAAGAAGTGGTAGAGCGTATAAAAGTGGCACGTAGTTTTGGAGATTTATCCGAGAACTCTGAGTACGATTCAGCCAAAGAAGATCAAGCATTTGTTGAAGGCCGCATTGCACAACTAGAAAAAATGATTCGTAATGCTGTTATGATTGAAAATGAAAAAACAGATAGTAATGTCGTTTCATTAGGAAAGACTGTTCGCCTGATTGAATTACCAGATGGCGATGAAGAAGAGTATACGATTGTAGGCTCTGCTGAATCAGATCCAATTGAAGGAAAGATCTCGAACGACTCACCTATGGCACAAAGTTTAATTGGTAAAACGGTGAAGGACAAAGTCACGGTTAATACACCAGCGGGCGAAATGGAAGTTGAAATTCTAGAAATTCGCTAA
- a CDS encoding DUF1510 family protein: protein MGQRYENRKDKRKNRILNVAITIVVVLILFFGGTLVFNMINQPETATEESSESVEPDSDTSDESNDEEAKPEEDENETADSANEEEGTEEDDATEDDEATEEDESEQAENVGDVLPTEQTNPTPNNFGGQNWNEMEQAAFNATGLTSSTSDTIWIGNGGSTSSAVVTLLDKGTGLYHQVRLQWVEEPEQGWQIESVEQFENNPT from the coding sequence ATGGGACAACGTTATGAAAACCGAAAAGATAAACGCAAAAACCGCATACTGAATGTTGCGATTACCATTGTTGTCGTCCTTATCCTCTTTTTTGGAGGCACACTAGTGTTTAATATGATTAATCAACCTGAGACTGCTACTGAAGAGAGCAGTGAAAGTGTAGAGCCAGACTCAGACACAAGCGATGAAAGCAACGACGAAGAAGCAAAACCAGAAGAAGATGAAAATGAAACAGCAGATAGTGCCAATGAAGAAGAGGGCACAGAGGAAGATGACGCTACAGAAGATGATGAGGCAACTGAAGAAGATGAAAGTGAACAAGCCGAAAATGTTGGAGATGTATTACCAACTGAACAAACAAATCCAACACCAAATAACTTCGGTGGTCAAAACTGGAATGAAATGGAACAAGCTGCTTTCAATGCAACCGGCTTGACTAGCAGTACCAGCGACACAATTTGGATTGGAAACGGTGGTTCGACATCAAGTGCTGTCGTCACGCTACTCGATAAGGGTACAGGGCTCTATCACCAAGTTCGATTGCAGTGGGTAGAAGAACCAGAACAAGGGTGGCAAATTGAATCGGTTGAGCAATTTGAAAACAATCCAACCTAA
- the mtnN gene encoding 5'-methylthioadenosine/S-adenosylhomocysteine nucleosidase, translating to MKIGIIGAMEEEVEHLRKQMMQATVTVVANCEFTDGIINGTNVILTKCGIGKVNAALATSLLNDRYQPDYVINTGVAGGLNASMSVGDLVISTEVRHHDVDATVFGYEHGQVPGMVPAYLPDPALIAVAKKAAEKVGFHSEEGLVVTGDSFMDDEERVNAVKALFPTAFCAEMEAAAIAQVCHQYQTPFVIIRALSDVAGQDAKMSYDTFLEKSAVNSAKQVLFMIDALS from the coding sequence ATGAAAATCGGAATTATTGGTGCAATGGAAGAAGAGGTTGAGCATTTACGTAAACAAATGATGCAAGCTACCGTAACCGTTGTCGCGAACTGTGAATTTACAGACGGCATCATAAATGGGACAAACGTCATTTTAACAAAATGTGGCATTGGTAAAGTGAATGCGGCTCTAGCGACGTCTCTATTAAACGATCGTTATCAGCCTGATTATGTCATTAATACAGGTGTTGCTGGCGGATTGAACGCTTCAATGTCTGTAGGAGACTTAGTGATTTCAACAGAAGTGCGCCATCATGATGTTGATGCAACTGTTTTTGGTTATGAACATGGTCAAGTTCCAGGTATGGTGCCCGCTTATTTACCAGACCCAGCGCTAATCGCGGTGGCTAAAAAAGCAGCTGAAAAAGTTGGGTTTCATTCGGAAGAGGGATTAGTTGTAACAGGCGATTCTTTTATGGATGACGAAGAAAGAGTGAATGCAGTTAAAGCGCTATTTCCTACAGCCTTTTGTGCAGAAATGGAAGCGGCTGCCATTGCTCAAGTGTGCCATCAATATCAAACGCCTTTTGTGATTATTCGTGCGTTATCCGATGTGGCTGGGCAAGATGCAAAAATGTCATACGATACCTTCTTGGAGAAATCAGCTGTGAACTCTGCTAAACAAGTTCTGTTTATGATCGATGCGTTAAGTTAA
- a CDS encoding CoA pyrophosphatase, with protein MNLEEIKQKLHTPNSRKVARDAAVLLPLVSINSEIHVLFQVRALTLNAQPGETCFPGGRIDQSDENPQAAALREFYEEFGIPEKDVNVLAPMSKIESPRRGLIHPFIAYVHSIDHIQPNKDEVEDWFTIPVSYLLSHEPEVGYVDVTISPGANFPIDRIANPRAYREKQYSTAEYFYRYENHMVWGLTARILQEFISHMKR; from the coding sequence GTGAATTTAGAGGAAATTAAACAAAAGCTGCACACGCCAAATAGCAGAAAAGTAGCTCGAGATGCGGCGGTTTTACTGCCTCTTGTGTCAATAAATAGCGAGATTCATGTTCTATTTCAAGTTCGTGCCCTTACGTTAAACGCTCAACCTGGTGAAACTTGTTTTCCAGGTGGGAGAATTGACCAGAGTGACGAAAATCCGCAAGCGGCGGCTCTCAGAGAATTCTATGAAGAATTTGGCATACCTGAAAAAGATGTGAACGTCCTTGCTCCTATGAGTAAGATTGAGTCGCCAAGGCGCGGGCTTATTCATCCTTTTATTGCGTACGTACACTCGATTGATCACATCCAGCCAAATAAAGATGAAGTTGAGGACTGGTTTACGATTCCTGTTTCCTATTTGCTTTCCCACGAACCTGAAGTGGGCTATGTCGATGTGACCATCTCGCCTGGCGCAAATTTTCCAATCGATCGAATTGCAAATCCACGTGCTTATCGCGAAAAACAATACAGCACTGCCGAATATTTTTATCGCTATGAGAACCATATGGTTTGGGGTCTAACCGCACGCATTTTGCAGGAGTTTATTAGTCACATGAAACGATAA
- a CDS encoding lipoate--protein ligase encodes MKFIDNANITDPRINLAIEEWALKNLDANETYLLFYINEPSIIIGKNQNTFEEINLDYVNDNNLHVVRRLSGGGAVYHDLGNLNFSFITKDDGDSFHNFKKFTEPVVQALKQLGVDAELSGRNDLQVGERKISGNAQFTTKGRMFSHGTLMLQSEIENVVSALRVKDEKIKSKGIKSIRSRVANIAEFLEHPVTMDEFKKLLIQHIFDTEDEVPEHKLTEAEWKEIDALSAERYRNWDWNYGKSPSFDIQRSKRFPIGTIDLRLNVKKGVISDCKIFGDFFGVADVSNLEAKLIGKRYDATELSNVLDADDLKAYFGSISKEEFLSLIY; translated from the coding sequence ATGAAGTTTATCGACAATGCCAATATTACCGATCCACGAATTAATTTAGCCATTGAGGAATGGGCCTTAAAAAACCTCGATGCCAATGAAACGTACCTACTGTTTTATATTAATGAACCCTCGATTATTATCGGGAAAAATCAAAATACATTTGAAGAAATCAATCTCGATTATGTGAACGACAACAATCTTCACGTCGTTCGTCGTCTCTCTGGCGGTGGTGCCGTTTATCATGATTTAGGAAATTTGAATTTTAGCTTTATAACAAAAGATGACGGTGATTCCTTTCATAATTTCAAAAAGTTCACAGAGCCTGTTGTACAAGCGTTAAAACAACTTGGTGTTGATGCTGAGCTAAGTGGACGTAATGATCTTCAAGTTGGGGAAAGAAAAATTTCCGGCAATGCTCAATTTACTACAAAAGGGAGAATGTTTTCCCACGGAACCTTAATGCTTCAATCTGAAATTGAAAATGTAGTCTCTGCTCTTCGCGTTAAGGATGAAAAAATAAAATCAAAAGGCATTAAATCCATTCGTAGCCGTGTCGCAAACATAGCTGAATTTCTTGAACATCCTGTTACAATGGACGAGTTCAAAAAGCTGCTAATTCAACATATTTTTGACACAGAAGACGAAGTACCTGAGCATAAGCTAACAGAAGCTGAGTGGAAAGAAATTGATGCTTTATCAGCGGAGCGCTATCGTAATTGGGATTGGAACTATGGAAAGTCTCCTTCTTTCGATATACAGCGATCTAAGCGATTCCCAATCGGCACGATTGATTTACGCTTGAACGTAAAAAAAGGCGTCATTAGCGACTGTAAAATCTTTGGTGATTTCTTTGGGGTTGCGGATGTTAGTAATTTAGAAGCGAAATTGATCGGAAAACGTTATGATGCTACTGAACTAAGTAACGTTCTTGATGCTGACGATTTAAAAGCGTATTTTGGATCAATTAGTAAAGAAGAATTCCTCTCATTAATCTACTAA
- the sigK gene encoding RNA polymerase sporulation sigma factor SigK, whose product MSGILAAISFFMKEVVVFVSYVKNNAFPQPLNKDDEKKYLQLAAQGDQDARNLLIEHNLRLVAHIVKKFENTREDSEDLISIGTIGLIKAIESYSDGKGTKLATYAARCIENEILMHLRALKKVKKDVSLHDPIGTDKEGNEISLIDILQEDADDIVDILQAEMEKKQIYEYIHVLDEREKEVVIGRFGLNMEEERTQREIAKELNISRSYVSRIEKRALMKLFHEFYKHSRGKGN is encoded by the coding sequence ATGTCGGGAATTTTAGCCGCCATTTCTTTTTTTATGAAAGAAGTCGTCGTTTTTGTATCTTATGTTAAAAACAATGCTTTTCCTCAACCTTTGAACAAAGATGATGAAAAAAAATACTTACAACTTGCTGCTCAAGGAGATCAAGACGCAAGAAACCTTCTAATCGAGCATAATTTACGACTCGTCGCTCATATCGTCAAGAAATTTGAAAATACACGGGAAGATTCAGAAGACCTTATTTCCATTGGGACGATTGGCTTAATTAAAGCAATTGAAAGCTACTCTGATGGTAAAGGCACAAAATTAGCTACGTACGCGGCGCGATGTATAGAAAACGAGATTCTCATGCACTTAAGAGCTCTTAAGAAAGTGAAAAAAGATGTATCCCTTCACGATCCAATTGGTACCGATAAGGAAGGAAATGAAATTAGTCTTATCGATATTTTACAAGAAGATGCTGACGATATCGTCGACATTTTACAAGCTGAGATGGAAAAAAAGCAGATCTATGAGTACATTCATGTTCTTGATGAGCGTGAAAAGGAAGTGGTCATTGGCCGGTTCGGCTTAAATATGGAAGAAGAGCGGACCCAGCGAGAAATAGCAAAAGAACTAAACATTTCACGAAGTTATGTATCACGGATTGAGAAACGCGCATTAATGAAGCTGTTTCATGAATTTTATAAGCACAGTCGTGGCAAAGGGAATTAA
- a CDS encoding uroporphyrinogen-III synthase translates to MELLSHCHIALTASRKVEEMQELIRKQGGTSEVRSMQGTVTEDEAIIKEMILSSLHTHHDWFVFTTGIGLQTFLTHAEQLGVKEAFIDKLRQARIAVRGYKAIAALKKEQIPYEVASEDGTTKGLLHKLDFIDFNDQKVVVQLYGIASPEMEAFFERKGAILTTWLPYHHYAPDGSVVDHLLNELMVKKVYHAICFTSALQVKALFEYAKKHGREEDLKSCFETDVIATAVGKVTAEALNESGVIRVVFPEKERMGAMIIHLGKYMEQYR, encoded by the coding sequence ATGGAGTTATTATCTCATTGTCATATCGCTTTAACAGCTTCTCGTAAAGTAGAGGAAATGCAGGAATTAATAAGAAAACAAGGGGGGACGAGCGAGGTTCGATCGATGCAAGGAACAGTAACGGAGGATGAAGCGATTATCAAGGAGATGATACTTAGCAGTTTGCACACTCATCATGATTGGTTTGTCTTCACTACTGGAATTGGACTGCAAACCTTTTTAACTCATGCTGAGCAGTTAGGTGTTAAAGAAGCTTTTATAGATAAGTTGAGACAAGCACGCATAGCTGTAAGAGGGTATAAAGCCATCGCCGCTTTGAAGAAAGAACAAATTCCTTATGAGGTTGCGTCAGAGGATGGTACAACAAAGGGCTTACTACATAAACTAGATTTTATCGATTTCAACGACCAAAAAGTGGTTGTTCAACTGTATGGAATTGCTTCACCAGAAATGGAAGCATTTTTTGAAAGAAAAGGGGCAATACTTACAACCTGGTTGCCGTATCACCATTATGCGCCTGACGGTAGCGTAGTGGATCATCTTTTAAATGAGCTAATGGTTAAGAAAGTCTATCATGCAATTTGTTTTACTTCTGCTTTACAAGTGAAAGCGCTGTTTGAATATGCGAAGAAACATGGGCGTGAAGAGGATTTAAAGAGCTGTTTTGAAACGGATGTTATCGCAACGGCAGTTGGCAAAGTAACCGCAGAAGCACTGAACGAGTCCGGCGTTATAAGAGTTGTCTTTCCTGAAAAGGAACGAATGGGGGCTATGATCATTCATTTAGGGAAGTATATGGAGCAATATAGATAA
- a CDS encoding BCCT family transporter, translated as MENKPVGKLTNVFYWTLGILIIFVAIGIIFPSQLESVTATVRNFIADVFGWYYLIVVTIFLLVCLFFVVSPFGKLRLGKEDDRPEYGYLTWFAFLFSAGLGVGLLFFGAAEPIAHYAIEAPTADENTGQAALESLKYVFLHWGFHGWAIYAIVAICLAYFNFRKDMPGLISATLSPLINPKGFWGQMIDVIAIVATLSGIATTLGFGAAQMNGGISFLTEFPNSFGLQLVIIIVITVLFLISASTGLDKGIRILSSMNMVLVMLMLLFFMIFGASLYSLNLFTNTLGQYIQSLPELSFNIAPNSSEHREWINAWTLFYWAWWMAWSPYVGTFIARVSRGRTLREFVIGVLLVPPIVGFVWFSFLGGTAISIESQGLAAISSLAEEEALFGVLETMPFSTISSYITIFLIAVFFITSADSATHVLGSQSTNGSLNPPTKIKILWGILMSTTAAVLLYSGGLQGLQNTMIVVAFPFSIIMLLMVISLFKALRHEHLKKEVNQRRLLREIAELRQFKSKQERAEKKRLKEERKQKKNEERPKKLNEKKARKKTYKTNKPPKED; from the coding sequence TTGGAGAATAAACCTGTCGGTAAACTGACAAATGTTTTTTATTGGACACTGGGAATTTTAATCATCTTTGTTGCAATTGGTATTATTTTTCCTTCTCAGCTCGAATCTGTAACCGCAACAGTCCGAAATTTTATCGCTGATGTTTTTGGTTGGTACTATTTGATTGTCGTTACGATCTTTTTATTAGTTTGTTTGTTTTTTGTTGTAAGTCCTTTTGGAAAACTGCGCTTAGGAAAAGAAGATGATCGGCCTGAGTACGGCTATTTAACTTGGTTCGCCTTTTTGTTTAGTGCTGGTCTCGGAGTTGGACTATTGTTTTTCGGTGCAGCGGAACCAATTGCCCATTATGCAATTGAAGCACCTACAGCAGATGAAAACACAGGTCAAGCGGCATTAGAATCGCTAAAATATGTCTTCTTGCATTGGGGATTTCATGGTTGGGCAATTTATGCGATTGTAGCAATCTGCCTCGCTTATTTTAACTTTCGAAAAGATATGCCAGGCTTAATAAGTGCCACTCTTTCTCCGCTCATTAACCCTAAAGGATTTTGGGGACAGATGATTGATGTTATTGCCATCGTTGCGACTTTATCAGGAATTGCAACAACATTAGGCTTTGGTGCTGCACAAATGAACGGCGGGATTTCGTTTTTAACAGAGTTCCCAAACAGTTTTGGTTTGCAGCTCGTCATAATTATCGTTATCACTGTATTGTTTTTAATTTCTGCGAGTACCGGTTTAGATAAGGGAATTCGAATATTAAGTAGCATGAATATGGTTTTAGTTATGCTTATGTTATTATTCTTTATGATTTTCGGTGCTTCCCTTTACTCACTCAATTTGTTTACAAATACGCTCGGGCAGTACATACAATCGTTACCTGAGTTAAGTTTTAATATTGCGCCAAATAGCTCTGAGCATCGTGAATGGATTAACGCCTGGACACTTTTCTATTGGGCATGGTGGATGGCTTGGTCTCCATATGTCGGCACGTTTATTGCTCGTGTATCACGAGGGCGAACGTTAAGAGAGTTTGTGATTGGTGTTTTACTCGTTCCTCCTATCGTAGGCTTTGTCTGGTTCTCATTTTTAGGGGGCACAGCAATCTCGATTGAATCACAAGGATTAGCTGCGATTTCATCCTTAGCAGAGGAAGAAGCCCTTTTCGGTGTTTTAGAAACGATGCCGTTTAGTACCATTTCTTCTTATATAACGATTTTCTTAATTGCTGTCTTTTTTATTACTTCTGCCGATTCGGCAACTCATGTTTTAGGAAGCCAGTCTACTAACGGCTCCCTCAATCCGCCAACGAAAATTAAGATTCTGTGGGGCATTCTGATGTCAACAACGGCAGCAGTATTGCTATACAGTGGCGGTTTACAAGGATTACAAAATACAATGATTGTCGTTGCATTTCCTTTTTCGATTATTATGTTGCTAATGGTCATTTCCCTATTTAAGGCGTTGAGACATGAACATTTGAAAAAGGAAGTCAATCAGAGACGCTTACTACGAGAAATTGCTGAACTACGCCAGTTCAAAAGTAAGCAAGAACGTGCGGAAAAAAAGCGGTTAAAAGAAGAACGGAAACAGAAGAAAAATGAAGAACGCCCAAAGAAATTAAATGAGAAAAAAGCGAGAAAGAAAACATACAAAACAAATAAACCACCAAAAGAAGATTAA